AATCCGTGGATTTGGTTCTTTTAAAGTTAAAGAATACAAAGGTTATAAAGGGCGCAACCCTAAAACAGGCGAAAGTGTAAAAGTTTCTCCTAAAAAATTACCAGTATTCCGTGCAGGAAAAGAACTCAAAGAACTGGTGAATAAATAGAGCTTCTTTTCCTACTGAACTTTGCAAATTGAGACACACGCTCCGGTTTGATTGCGCCGTGCAGTATATGCACGAAGGTGCGGTTACCAGCAATATCGCCGGACACAATCTCACATTCGTATTAGCGGTAGCCTTCCTGTGGAATTCGCAACTATACGATGCAAAGAAACCAAAAAGAGTGGAGCATAAGCCCCACTCTTTTTTTATTGTCTATTGAAAATAAAGAACACTACACGCTGGTAGTGCTCAAAATCCTATTCGCTATCACTGCCAGCACTCTCTTCTTCGCGCAGATCAAGTGTGAAATGATAGGTATCGTCATCGAAATCCTTTGAAACCACAAACCCCAGCGAACGCGCCAGTTCAACCATATTTTTGTTATCCCCAAGGGCTTCGCCTGTAATCTGCATTGTATTTCGGGAACGAAGATATTCCACAAGATGACTCATCAACATGCGCCCCAATCCTTTGCGTTTCCAGTCGCTACGTACCACAACGGCAAATTCAGAAGTCGCATTATCCGGTGAAATCATAGCTCTGGCAGACCCGACAGTCAGCGGTTCTTCACCCTCTTCTGGAATAGTCTGAGCGATAAATGCCATTTCCCTGTCGTAATCAATCTGTGTCAGCTTAACCATTTCTGAACGCGGCAGTTCACCAACATTACCAAAGAAGCGGAACCGTCTATCCTGTGGGCTCAAATGTTCGATAAAATCCCAATGCGCTTTTTCATCTTCAGGACGTATCGGGCGTAATCGTAATGTCAGGTTATCACCAACCTGTACAAGTTCTTCCAGCTCCGCAGGGTATGGACAAATTGCAAGCTGGTCTGCACCGCCTACGTCTGTCCACGCCACACGAATGGCAGCATCCAGAGCAAAAGCGCCGCTTGAATCTGCCTGAATCGGATTAATTTCAAGCTCAAAAATTTCCGGTATATCAATAAGGAGTTGTGATATCGCAACAAGCAGTTCGTATACCGCCTGCGTATCTACACCAGCAACGGTTTCACTGCCTGCAAGCTGTTTACTAACATGTGTTGTTGCAACAAGCTCTTTGGCAAGACTCATATTTAGCGGCAAAAGCTCAGTCTGCTTGTCGTGTAAAAGCGGAGCAAGCGAGCCACCGGCTCCAAAACGGATAACAGGTCCAAATTGCGGGTCAGTTTCAACTTCGACAGCTAACTCAACACCACGCAGCCGTCGTGTCATCTTCTGAACATCAAAACCATAAATACGGGCTGCTGGCTGATACTGCGCCACATTTCGCAAAATAGCTTCCGCTGCTGCGGTAGCTTCACCGCCATTTTGCACATCCAACACAACCCCGCCAGCCTGTGATTTACGGAAAATATCCGGTGATACAACTTTGATGGCGAGTGGATACCCAACTTCGTCTGCCAATGCTGCTACATCGGCAACAGACTCTGCACTACGTGTTGTAATACAGTTTATCCCATACGCTCCCAGCAAAGCCTCTGCTTCCTGCGCTGTAAGCATCTGCCTGTTTTCTTCAAGAGCCTGTAAAACAATCGCTCTGCTTTTCAGCACATCTGTTTTGCTATCAGGACGAGACTCAGGAGCTTCTGCCAACTTGATCTGGTTACTACGGTACTGCACAAGATTCAAAAAGGTACGCACAGCGCTGTCAGGCGTAAAATACGATGGAATTTTAGCTTTAGAAAATATGCTGCGGGCATTCTCTGCATCAGTTGCACCAAGCCAGCTTGTAAGAATAACTTTTTTACTGCGCTTGCAGGTTTTCGCAACCTTCTCCGCAATGCTGGCACTATCAACACCCGCTGTCGGTACATGCAGGATAAGAATCCCATCCACAGAACTATCTCGTAGCAACGGCTTAATGGCACTTGCATACATATCCGCGTCTGCCTTGGCTTCCATTACCAGCGGATTCCAGTAAGACCAGCCGCTTCCCAAAGCTTCATCAAGATGCAAACAGGCTTCATCTGTCAATTCTGCCAGTTCTCCACCTCCCTGCAACAACAAGTCAGTTGCAATAAAAGCAGGAGCACCACCGTTTGAAACTATAGCAAGCCGTTTACCTTTAAGGGGCTTTGACCATGCAAGCGCCTGAATAGTATCGAAAACAGAATCAATAGAATCCATGCGAAGCATACCTGCACGCTTGAAGGCAGCCTCGTACACATCATCCGCACCGAGAATCATACCCGTATGTGCTGCAACTGCCTGCTCTGCGGCATGCGACTTACCCGCTTTAACAACGAGTACAGGCTTAGAACGCGAAAGCGCACGGGCGGCAGACATAAACTCACGAGCATTTGTAATCGACTCAACATACAATAATACAGCCCGTGTATTCATATCGCGGTGCAGATAATCCAGTACTTCACTGAATCCGACATCAAGCATGTCTCCAAGGGAAATAACATGAGAAAAGCCAATGGATTTGGATGCTGCCCAATCGAGCACAGAGGTAAAAAGGGAGTCAGACTGCGTAATAAAAGCAACTTTGCCTGTAGAGAAAGAAGAAGATGCAAGGCTGGCATTAATGCCGAGGGAGGGATTTATAAAGCCAAGTCCGTTTGGACCAAGAAGGCGGACAGAGTATTTATGAGCGAGCGCGAAAAGCTTTTCTTTTTTGCGGGCTGCTTCCTTGGTGTTGAATCGTGAAAACCCCGTAGAAAACAAAATAGCATTCTGCGTACCGCGTTTCCCAAGCTCTTCGATATAGTACGGAACCTTATCCGCAGCCACGCAAACAATGGCTAAATCCGGCGTGATTGGTAGTGTATCAATTGCCGTATACACAGGCTGACCGAAAATTGTATCCGGTGAATCCGGCTCTGTCACTACAGGCAACACAGGTCCCAGAAATGTTCCGCCAAGCAAATTTTGCATACATTCACAGGCGGCAGTTCCAGCCTCTTCAGAAGCACCAATTATCACCACAGAGGTCGGTCGAAACATCTGTTCCAGCATCGAATAGCTCACACAGACTCCTACGATTGGTTCCAGTTAGGCGTATACAGCAACACGTATTACATACTGTAGTTGAAACGTAAATTAAGTTCAAACAGTAGTGTTGCTTTCCAGCTGTCAGCCATAGTCCCATCGCTTTTCCGCCTGCCGCTCACCGTACCAGATTCTACCGTTTACCGACACCGTTGCTGCTCACCTTGGAATTCATACCGTTCACCGAAAATGAATACTCTTTTTCACTCGGATAGTTGCATAGTGCAGTTGTTCATTAACAAACCGAGCTTGATCTCGCAGAGGTCATAAAAAACATTTCCACCTTTCCCTTATGGTTTGTTTACGGTTGTGGTGCTCACTCTTCCTTGCAGCACGAGATGACGCCACAACCGGAACATGCATTTTCCGGTTTATCATGCGGTTTGGTAAAATAAATACAACCGCACCGTTTGTTACCGATACTTATTTCGAGGAGAGCATCATGAGTCAACATAACATCATTTCAATGCAAGAAGAGCAGCGCATGTTCACCCCTTCTGCTTCCCAAAACGCAGGCACTCATATCCAGTCCCTGAAAGAATATGAAGCGCAGTACAAGCGTGCAGCCGAAGATTACGAAGGATTTTGGGCAGAGCGTACAAATGAGTTACTCGACTGGTTCTCCCCGTTTACCAGCGTGCTTGAAGCAGATATGGACACTCCGGAAATCCGTTGGTTCAACGGCGGCACACTGAATGTTGCCCATAACTGCCTCGACAGGCATCTGGAGCTTGGGCGCGAGGACAAACCAGCACTCATCTGGCAAGGGGAGCCGGAGGAAGATGTTGTGACATACACATACAAGCAACTGCATGAAGAAGTATGTCGATTTGCTAATGTTTTGAAAAAGTACGGAATCGGCAAAGGTGACCGTGTAGCCTTGTACATGCCTATGATTCCGGAACTGACCATTGCCATGCTTGCCTGCGTTCGTATTGGCGCAGTTCACTCCATTGTTTTCGCAGGCTTTTCAGCCCTCAGTCTGCAAAGCCGTGTAGTAGATTGCCAAGCTAAAGTGCTTGTCACCGCAGATGCTGTATTACGCTCCGGTCGCGTGATTCCCCTTAAAGCAAATGCTGACGAAGCACTGGTGTCCTGCCCGAGCATTAAACACGTAATTGTTGTTGACCGTGCAGGACTTACGAAACAGGGCAAGATGGAATGGCAGGAAGATCGCGACATTTGGTGGCACCAAGCAATTCAACAATCGGACATTACATCTTTCTGCGAATGTGAGCCTATGGAATCAGAGGACCCGTTATTCATCCTCTATACCAGCGGGTCTACCGGAAAACCAAAAGGCGTAGTGCATACCACAGGTGGGTATCTCACCTACGCAGCACATACCGCACAGTGGGTTTTTGATATTCAGGAATCAGACGTGTACTGGTGCACCGCTGATATTGGATGGATTACCGGTCACTCATACATCGTTTACGGCCCAATGGCGCTTGGAGCTACGACTGTTATGTTCGAAGGCGTTCCAAGTTACCCAAGTCCAGACCGCTTCTGGAGCATCGTAGAAAAATTCGGCGTAACTATTTTCTATACTGCGCCAACTGTTATCCGCGCTCTTATGCGTGAAGGAATTGACTGGACGCAGCGCCATGATCTTTCCTCCTTGCGCGTTCTTGGCACGGTGGGTGAACCTATCAACCCGGAAGCATGGATGTGGTATCACGAGCAAATTGGCAAAGGTACCACACCTATTGTTGATACATGGTGGCAGACAGAAACCGGCGGAATCATGATTGCGGCTCTGCCGTTTGCAACCCCGCTTAAGCCGGGCTCTGCAACACTTCCGTTACCGGGTATTGATGCACGTATTGTTCGACCTGACGGAAGCGATGCTGAGCCGAATGAAGGCGGACACCTTGTTATCCGCAAACCATGGCCGGGCATGCTGCGCGGGGTATTTAACGACCCTGAACGCTATAAAAGCACGTATTTTGAACGTTTTCCGGGAATGTATGAATCAGGAGACGGAGCGAGAGTAGACAACGACGGCTACTTTTGGATTATGGGACGCCTTGATGACGTTATCAACGTATCTGGACACCGTATGGGAACAGCTGAAATTGAATCAGCCCTTGTTGCTCATCCAACGGTTGCAGAAGCAGCAGTGGTTGGAATGCCACATGCCATCAAAGGCGAAAGTATCTATGCCTACGTTACCTTAAAGGCAGATGAAGAAGAAACAGAAGAATTGCGCGCACAACTTCGCACATGGGTTCGAAAAGAAATCGGTCCAATCGCTACACCGGAAGTTTTGCAGTTTGCGGAAGAACTGCCAAAAACCCGAAGCGGTAAAATTATGCGAAGGATTTTGCGAAAGATTGCTTCTGGAAGTACAGGAGACTTTGGTGACACTTCCACTTTGGCCGACCCTAGTGTCATCTCAGAACTCGTTGAGGGGCGCACTGAACTGACAGGAAGCTAACTTTTTCATTCTGCCGGTCTTCCATGAGCTTCAGGGGACAATCAGTTGTACGTTTATGCAACCTACTTAACAGTTGGAGAGCAGCCGCACCTGATTGCCCCTTAGGCTCTAGGGATGCAAGATAAATAACTAAATGCTCTTTCCCCCAGATATAATTGACATGCACTGAACAAGCATTCATTGTTCAGTGCATTTCTTTTGACAGCAGCCACGATATAGGAGGAGACGCTCCCGTACGCGGCTGCTGTCAACCATGAACACTGCCAGCGCGGGCGTAACGCGGGGCTGTGTTCAAACTCACCAGCGATGCATGAGTAATTTTACGGTCAAACTACGCTATACCAATCAAAGAACTTTATAGAAAAAAAGCTGAGTATCGAGACAGATACTCAGCCTTTTTTCTATAGCACTCACTAGCGGCTATTCAGCCAATAACATTCTTAGCAAGATGCCTCACTGCGGTAAGCATGCAATCTGTCAGTTTTCCCCCGCAACGATAAACTCAATCGATTATTTTGCGAAACCAAACAAAACATAACTTACAATACGTTCGGTATAGTCTTCAGAGTACTATACCCCCCCGTGCCCCGATGAAGACGAGCTTCACCCGGCTTCCCCCCGATCTGAACCTCAAAGATTCAGACAATCCTGTAAGATCACCCTGAAGCCGTACTATTCCCCAGCGTGGCTTAGCAATCTTTTCCCCAAGATTACCGGGAGATCTTACATCTTTAGGCGTAGTACAACATCTGTATAGGATGTTGTGACCAAAATTTTTTATCTGCCATCAATGTGCATTGTGATGTGCAGGTATTCTTCGCATGTACTCTTTACAAAGCAAGGACAATGCCAAACCACACTTTTTATATAAATAAATATATTTCGAATAGTTATAAACCTATCGAGAATGGAGGTGCACAAAAAAAGTGTCTCATGAGACGTTTCATGAGACACTTTGAGACGGTTCGAGACAGTTATCTTATTAGAAAAACATTTAAGCCAACCCAAGCTCTTTTAACTTTCGGTACAACGTAGCTCTGCCCATACCAAGCAGTTTTGCAGCTGCGGTTTTATTCCCGTTTGCAGAGGCAATTGCAGCCTGCACTTCCTCTGCGGTAACTGTATGACAAGGAACACGTACTTGCTGCATAGATGCAGGCATGTAGGCATTTGGGCTAATGAGAGGCTGAGGCGCATAGCCGCCGCCGTAAGCGGCACCGTACCCACCACCATATGGAGGGTGACGAACAACATCAGAAGTAGAAAGAGGGTCTGCGCCAAGGATTTGTACTGGCAAATGATCCAACGAAATACGACCAGAGCGGGCAAGAATGGATGCATGCTCAATGGTATGCTTTAATTCACGGATATTGCCCGGCCATGGGTGATTCATAAAAACTTGCATTACTTGTTCTGATACACCAGAAATCGAAACTCCAAGCGTGTCATTAAACATATCGATAAAGAACTGAACCAGCAGTGCCATATCATCAAGGCGCTCCCGCAATGGCGGCAAATGCACGTTCATTACGTTCAGACGATAAAATAGATCAGAACGGAATACACCTTGTGCCACGCGCTGCTGTAAATCTGCGTTGGTAGCAGCAACAATGCGCACATTAGCTTTGCGGGTAACAGTATCACCTACCCGCTCAAATTCATGGGATTCTAAAAATCTGAGTAACAACACCTGAATCCGCAATGAAATATCGCCGATCTCATCAAGAAAAATTGTGCCGCCTTCCGCAGCTTCAAACCGACCAACCTTATCTTTGGTTGCACCGGTAAATGCTCCACGAACATGACCGAACAGTTCGCTTTCCAGCAAGTTCTCTGACAAGGCAGAGCAGTTAACACGAACCAGTGGTCCATTTGCGCGTGCACCGTTGTGATGCAATGCTTCTGCCACCAGCTCCTTACCTGTACCAGACTCACCAGTCACAAGCACGGTTGTGTCCAGATCAACAAGGTTCTCCAGCATTGAGTACACATTAAGCATACTCTTGCTTGTCCCGATGATGTTTTTGAATGAGCGCCGCTCCTGCAACTGCTCTTCAAGAGAAACAAGGCGGGTAATGTCACGCAGCATGAGCATAGCACCACGCTGACCGTTAACTCCTGATGCAAACGGCGAACAGTTAATCATAAAGATATGCCGTGCATCAGAGTCCAGTAACAGCTCAACGCGCTCCTCAACGATACGCTCCCCGTACGAAAGCACATCATGGAAAAATTCATCACAGCGCAATGCCAGATCAGGCATAACCTGCGGCAACATTTTTCCAACAACATCGTCCTGCTTAACCCCGAAAAGGTCTTCTCCTGCACGGTTGATACTCTGCACGA
The DNA window shown above is from Halodesulfovibrio sp. and carries:
- a CDS encoding bifunctional acetate--CoA ligase family protein/GNAT family N-acetyltransferase — translated: MSYSMLEQMFRPTSVVIIGASEEAGTAACECMQNLLGGTFLGPVLPVVTEPDSPDTIFGQPVYTAIDTLPITPDLAIVCVAADKVPYYIEELGKRGTQNAILFSTGFSRFNTKEAARKKEKLFALAHKYSVRLLGPNGLGFINPSLGINASLASSSFSTGKVAFITQSDSLFTSVLDWAASKSIGFSHVISLGDMLDVGFSEVLDYLHRDMNTRAVLLYVESITNAREFMSAARALSRSKPVLVVKAGKSHAAEQAVAAHTGMILGADDVYEAAFKRAGMLRMDSIDSVFDTIQALAWSKPLKGKRLAIVSNGGAPAFIATDLLLQGGGELAELTDEACLHLDEALGSGWSYWNPLVMEAKADADMYASAIKPLLRDSSVDGILILHVPTAGVDSASIAEKVAKTCKRSKKVILTSWLGATDAENARSIFSKAKIPSYFTPDSAVRTFLNLVQYRSNQIKLAEAPESRPDSKTDVLKSRAIVLQALEENRQMLTAQEAEALLGAYGINCITTRSAESVADVAALADEVGYPLAIKVVSPDIFRKSQAGGVVLDVQNGGEATAAAEAILRNVAQYQPAARIYGFDVQKMTRRLRGVELAVEVETDPQFGPVIRFGAGGSLAPLLHDKQTELLPLNMSLAKELVATTHVSKQLAGSETVAGVDTQAVYELLVAISQLLIDIPEIFELEINPIQADSSGAFALDAAIRVAWTDVGGADQLAICPYPAELEELVQVGDNLTLRLRPIRPEDEKAHWDFIEHLSPQDRRFRFFGNVGELPRSEMVKLTQIDYDREMAFIAQTIPEEGEEPLTVGSARAMISPDNATSEFAVVVRSDWKRKGLGRMLMSHLVEYLRSRNTMQITGEALGDNKNMVELARSLGFVVSKDFDDDTYHFTLDLREEESAGSDSE
- the acs gene encoding acetate--CoA ligase, which encodes MSQHNIISMQEEQRMFTPSASQNAGTHIQSLKEYEAQYKRAAEDYEGFWAERTNELLDWFSPFTSVLEADMDTPEIRWFNGGTLNVAHNCLDRHLELGREDKPALIWQGEPEEDVVTYTYKQLHEEVCRFANVLKKYGIGKGDRVALYMPMIPELTIAMLACVRIGAVHSIVFAGFSALSLQSRVVDCQAKVLVTADAVLRSGRVIPLKANADEALVSCPSIKHVIVVDRAGLTKQGKMEWQEDRDIWWHQAIQQSDITSFCECEPMESEDPLFILYTSGSTGKPKGVVHTTGGYLTYAAHTAQWVFDIQESDVYWCTADIGWITGHSYIVYGPMALGATTVMFEGVPSYPSPDRFWSIVEKFGVTIFYTAPTVIRALMREGIDWTQRHDLSSLRVLGTVGEPINPEAWMWYHEQIGKGTTPIVDTWWQTETGGIMIAALPFATPLKPGSATLPLPGIDARIVRPDGSDAEPNEGGHLVIRKPWPGMLRGVFNDPERYKSTYFERFPGMYESGDGARVDNDGYFWIMGRLDDVINVSGHRMGTAEIESALVAHPTVAEAAVVGMPHAIKGESIYAYVTLKADEEETEELRAQLRTWVRKEIGPIATPEVLQFAEELPKTRSGKIMRRILRKIASGSTGDFGDTSTLADPSVISELVEGRTELTGS
- a CDS encoding sigma 54-interacting transcriptional regulator, giving the protein MVEHESFGSPEKTNTPENRQALLKILEAATGMGHFGYRLSEAADVSTMLSEIAANVEAIHPFKTMAFLLVDEVSHDFVLSWCSSSPEAERITEACHQLMEDHMFSWALRRNHPTTVTLEELGDVLLHPLQTSSGPVGMFVGVLQGDKPAEDVSYYLLSMTLVAASIAIENFFLYKQLSESNSALEEKVASRTEELSASNMQLRRTLQEKDRYKQHLELLFSSMQDVMISVDPELIVQSINRAGEDLFGVKQDDVVGKMLPQVMPDLALRCDEFFHDVLSYGERIVEERVELLLDSDARHIFMINCSPFASGVNGQRGAMLMLRDITRLVSLEEQLQERRSFKNIIGTSKSMLNVYSMLENLVDLDTTVLVTGESGTGKELVAEALHHNGARANGPLVRVNCSALSENLLESELFGHVRGAFTGATKDKVGRFEAAEGGTIFLDEIGDISLRIQVLLLRFLESHEFERVGDTVTRKANVRIVAATNADLQQRVAQGVFRSDLFYRLNVMNVHLPPLRERLDDMALLVQFFIDMFNDTLGVSISGVSEQVMQVFMNHPWPGNIRELKHTIEHASILARSGRISLDHLPVQILGADPLSTSDVVRHPPYGGGYGAAYGGGYAPQPLISPNAYMPASMQQVRVPCHTVTAEEVQAAIASANGNKTAAAKLLGMGRATLYRKLKELGLA
- a CDS encoding HU family DNA-binding protein, with amino-acid sequence MNKSELVKVMAEDHNLSKDEAVMLVNVFFDSIREALVEDGRVEIRGFGSFKVKEYKGYKGRNPKTGESVKVSPKKLPVFRAGKELKELVNK